A stretch of DNA from Rhodococcus sp. NBC_00297:
ACTCCACGCTGGCCCGGTCGGAGACCTCCTTGGTTCGCTTGTCCCACAACGCTTCGTCCGTCAAGGCGGAGTGCGCCTGCGCCGGTGTCACGTCGAAGTCCTCGGTGTAACTGAATTTCCGCCCCATGGCGGGAGACGTTACTCGGCGTACCGCTGCCGACGTCCTGCGTGGTGCGGTCGCTAGCCTGTTCTGGTGAACCCCGTCGTCCCGAGTCCGGCCGGTGCCGAGATGTCCGGTGGCGACATGCCTGCTGTCGAGAACTCCGAGGCGGACGAGGCCCCCGTGCGGCGCCGCTCGCGCGTTCCCACCGTTCTCCTGGTGATCGCCACCGTCGTCTCGGTGCTCGCGGTCCTGTTGGTCCTCGCGGCGTGGCGCAACGACCACACCATCTCCTCGGACGAGGGCGTCGCCACGGCCGAGGTGCTGTCGGCCGGACGTCTGCGCTCGGCGGTGAGCTTCGTGACTCCCGACGGCGAGATGCACAATCCCAAGCTCGGAGTGCTGTACCCGACCAACCTCGTCGCCGGTCAGCGCATCGACGTCGAGTACTCCCGCAGCGATCCCGACCTGGTGCGGGTCGCCGGCCGCGA
This window harbors:
- a CDS encoding DUF3592 domain-containing protein — translated: MPAVENSEADEAPVRRRSRVPTVLLVIATVVSVLAVLLVLAAWRNDHTISSDEGVATAEVLSAGRLRSAVSFVTPDGEMHNPKLGVLYPTNLVAGQRIDVEYSRSDPDLVRVAGRDASVAVVPALSVIVVTWLIAGPSILYLRRRDARV